In one Methanomicrobia archaeon genomic region, the following are encoded:
- a CDS encoding MarR family transcriptional regulator — MDNFEAILGHTAHIVVLAYLIRNRDRVCYLSGIAEDTGLSHSSVARVITPLLQKGLIKENHIGKKMRTLNLNENCELVKLLISFFDDFDECLADNSAPCEAQR; from the coding sequence ATGGATAACTTTGAAGCGATACTGGGGCATACAGCACATATCGTTGTTTTGGCATATCTGATTAGAAATCGTGACCGGGTATGCTATCTCTCAGGTATTGCAGAGGATACGGGGCTGTCACATTCGAGTGTCGCACGGGTCATTACGCCTTTACTACAGAAGGGCCTCATCAAAGAGAACCATATAGGGAAAAAAATGAGGACTTTAAACTTGAACGAGAACTGTGAACTGGTCAAATTATTGATATCGTTCTTTGATGATTTTGATGAATGTTTGGCAGATAATTCCGCACCTTGTGAGGCACAAAGGTGA
- a CDS encoding hydrogenase expression protein HypE, translated as MSEELNLIWLEGQDCAGCTISAKQASNPTLIDALTGAIPGVDNLKLVFHPTLMFDWGDDATKILVDAMDGKYDPFVLILEGAIPDEAKADPGVFCVIGEHEGKLLMLSDVVKRLADRCAAAVAVGTCASFGGIPHGAPNPTGAQGLLDYLGKDWTGALGLPVICVPGCPPRPDNIVQVLGHAVLAARGLAPLPELDEWHRPVEIYGHLMHELCSICGFYAGGVDAHNFGDTGCLGALGCKGIITHCNANTWADGYGGCTTIGVPCFGCTHPDFPDAPTSPFFAKAPAMPFIIENIKGMLAHSEMGYQRLKPVIEQLMPMLPEFMEELEKMMEAEKDKERKI; from the coding sequence ATGAGTGAAGAACTGAACCTGATCTGGCTTGAAGGACAGGACTGTGCGGGATGCACGATCTCAGCCAAACAAGCGAGCAACCCGACGCTTATCGACGCTTTAACCGGTGCTATTCCCGGGGTGGACAATCTGAAACTGGTCTTCCATCCGACGCTGATGTTCGACTGGGGCGACGATGCAACGAAGATTCTCGTTGATGCCATGGACGGTAAGTACGACCCGTTTGTCTTGATCCTCGAAGGCGCTATTCCTGATGAAGCAAAGGCAGATCCCGGTGTCTTCTGCGTGATCGGGGAGCACGAGGGCAAGCTGCTCATGCTGAGCGACGTGGTCAAGCGTCTCGCAGACCGGTGTGCGGCAGCCGTTGCTGTCGGTACCTGCGCGTCCTTCGGTGGGATTCCGCATGGCGCGCCGAACCCAACAGGAGCTCAGGGCTTGCTGGACTATCTCGGAAAGGATTGGACAGGAGCCCTCGGACTACCGGTCATTTGTGTCCCCGGCTGTCCACCGCGACCGGATAATATCGTGCAAGTGTTAGGGCACGCGGTACTTGCGGCCAGAGGCCTGGCGCCGCTTCCAGAGCTTGACGAGTGGCATCGACCGGTAGAAATTTACGGCCACCTGATGCACGAGCTCTGCTCTATCTGCGGCTTCTACGCGGGTGGCGTGGATGCACACAACTTTGGGGATACCGGTTGCCTCGGTGCGCTAGGCTGCAAGGGCATCATTACCCACTGCAATGCGAACACCTGGGCAGATGGCTACGGTGGGTGCACAACGATTGGCGTGCCCTGCTTCGGCTGTACCCATCCGGACTTCCCGGACGCTCCAACCTCGCCATTCTTCGCCAAAGCGCCCGCAATGCCGTTCATCATTGAGAACATCAAGGGCATGCTGGCACACAGCGAGATGGGCTATCAGCGCCTGAAACCCGTGATCGAGCAACTGATGCCGATGCTCCCGGAATTCATGGAAGAGCTCGAGAAAATGATGGAAGCGGAGAAAGATAAGGAGAGGAAGATCTAA
- a CDS encoding hydrogenase — MSIEQLKGGERELTIEPITRIEGHLGVHAKIDTGARKIKDAYAYSPMFRGFEVILVGREPSEAVMITQRCCGVCPVPHALSSVTACDQTYGVTPPPMGTALRDLVHGAEHLYDAEVGVVNLEGPDYSEMAMKKFNPTWWDEAQKTKAEHSAVHGFATVADIMTALNPLAGELYLRSLLVQKDGHNMAAIFGAKHPHVHSFVPGGIAKWNLSMTDLESYLTLLMHHVAFTKELVTASDDLLNFVLEQGYEDVGARDLNLLSVGSYNDPTAYSAVYEEMTDWGRKRLISPGVILNGELVTTDLVEFNAGVREYIGSGWYEEQWAKEIEADPAGNTLEYEHPWNKRTLPQPGKYGEWASKYSWVTAPRWKNWKGDGKDYSLELGPLARLWVTAKAQLVPESTGTSLKFELPAALIPGFKYADSMAFEWKIPEKPNAVERVRARAYFHAYAAYCMLQLAMKGLELMKAGKTKVWTPYEKPQKGIGVGFSEGMRGACSHWCVMNNGVISNYQYHAPTTWNSSSRDPAGNSGAYEEALIQSPITEAGDPAGWKGIDIVRTIRSFDPCLGCAVQVHIGKKIVKHDLVPYAMPL; from the coding sequence ATGTCAATAGAACAGCTCAAGGGTGGCGAGCGCGAACTGACGATCGAGCCGATAACGCGAATTGAAGGGCACCTCGGTGTGCATGCGAAGATCGATACCGGTGCACGGAAGATCAAGGACGCATACGCCTACAGCCCGATGTTCCGGGGGTTTGAAGTGATCCTCGTGGGGCGCGAGCCCTCGGAAGCGGTCATGATCACCCAGCGCTGCTGTGGTGTATGTCCGGTGCCGCACGCGCTCTCGTCAGTTACCGCCTGCGACCAGACCTATGGCGTAACACCGCCACCCATGGGCACGGCGTTACGCGATCTCGTTCACGGCGCAGAGCACCTGTACGATGCTGAGGTTGGCGTGGTCAACCTCGAGGGCCCGGACTACAGCGAGATGGCGATGAAGAAGTTCAATCCCACCTGGTGGGACGAGGCGCAGAAGACGAAGGCGGAGCACAGCGCTGTGCACGGTTTCGCCACCGTTGCGGACATCATGACCGCGCTGAACCCACTGGCTGGTGAGCTGTATCTCAGGTCACTGCTGGTCCAGAAAGACGGGCACAATATGGCCGCGATCTTCGGGGCGAAGCACCCGCACGTGCATTCCTTTGTACCGGGCGGTATCGCCAAGTGGAATCTCTCGATGACCGATCTGGAGTCGTACCTCACGCTCCTGATGCACCATGTGGCCTTTACCAAGGAGCTGGTGACCGCAAGCGACGACCTGCTCAACTTCGTGCTCGAGCAGGGCTACGAAGACGTTGGTGCGCGAGATCTGAACCTCCTTTCCGTCGGCTCTTACAACGATCCCACCGCGTATTCTGCGGTCTATGAGGAGATGACCGATTGGGGCCGCAAGCGACTGATCTCGCCTGGCGTTATTCTCAACGGCGAGCTTGTCACGACCGATCTCGTGGAGTTTAACGCGGGCGTACGCGAATACATCGGCAGTGGCTGGTACGAGGAGCAGTGGGCGAAGGAAATCGAGGCCGACCCGGCAGGGAATACGCTCGAGTACGAGCATCCGTGGAACAAGCGCACGCTCCCGCAACCCGGTAAATACGGTGAATGGGCTTCGAAGTACTCCTGGGTTACCGCACCGCGATGGAAGAACTGGAAGGGCGATGGCAAGGATTACTCGCTTGAGCTTGGGCCACTGGCACGGCTATGGGTAACCGCGAAGGCGCAACTGGTCCCTGAGTCCACGGGCACCAGCCTCAAGTTCGAGCTGCCTGCTGCACTGATTCCCGGGTTCAAGTACGCGGACAGCATGGCCTTCGAGTGGAAGATCCCTGAGAAGCCGAATGCGGTCGAGCGCGTGAGAGCGCGTGCGTACTTCCATGCGTATGCCGCATACTGCATGCTCCAGCTGGCCATGAAGGGGCTTGAGCTCATGAAGGCGGGTAAAACGAAAGTCTGGACCCCCTATGAGAAACCCCAGAAGGGCATCGGCGTTGGCTTCAGCGAGGGTATGCGTGGTGCGTGTTCCCACTGGTGCGTGATGAATAACGGTGTCATCAGCAACTACCAGTACCATGCACCAACGACCTGGAATTCCTCGAGCAGAGATCCTGCAGGGAACTCGGGAGCGTATGAAGAGGCACTGATACAGTCGCCAATCACCGAAGCCGGTGACCCGGCGGGCTGGAAGGGCATTGACATCGTGCGAACCATTCGCAGCTTCGACCCGTGCCTGGGCTGTGCGGTTCAGGTACACATCGGCAAGAAGATCGTGAAGCACGACCTAGTGCCCTACGCAATGCCGCTCTAA
- a CDS encoding hydrogenase maturation protease, translating to MAKILVAGSGNKYQGDDGFGPHAVEALQREALPGTVEVRDVGMCGVTLATDLGDYDLVIFIDAVQKGGKPGTIYKTEIKAEEVEALRSDEEKHAFIYDIREASLEDLLVYARAIGTLPPTIMVFGCEIQEITMSEKMTPPVAAAVPKVVDLVRKVLERHCVGH from the coding sequence ATGGCAAAGATACTCGTGGCTGGAAGTGGTAATAAGTACCAGGGTGACGACGGCTTTGGACCCCATGCCGTTGAAGCACTGCAAAGGGAAGCGCTGCCCGGTACTGTGGAGGTGCGTGATGTGGGCATGTGCGGCGTGACGCTGGCTACCGATCTCGGCGACTATGATCTGGTGATTTTTATTGACGCCGTGCAAAAGGGCGGCAAGCCTGGTACGATTTATAAAACGGAAATAAAGGCGGAGGAAGTCGAAGCGTTACGCTCTGACGAAGAGAAGCATGCCTTCATCTACGACATCCGTGAGGCATCGTTGGAAGACCTGCTCGTCTACGCCAGGGCGATTGGTACGCTTCCTCCTACCATTATGGTCTTCGGCTGCGAGATCCAGGAGATCACGATGTCCGAAAAAATGACCCCTCCGGTTGCTGCCGCAGTGCCAAAGGTGGTCGATCTTGTCCGGAAGGTCTTAGAGCGGCATTGCGTAGGGCACTAG